From a single Acidimicrobiales bacterium genomic region:
- the topA gene encoding type I DNA topoisomerase, whose product MAKPLVIVESPAKARTIAGFLGDDFHVESSVGHIRDLEPKGLAIDVDDHFTPTYVVHSTKRDVIRNLKAALKDADELYLATDEDREGEAISWHLLQVLQPKVPVKRMVFHEITRPAIEHAVENWREIDEGLVDAQETRRIVDRLVGYPLSEVLWRKVNPGLSAGRVQSPAIRLVVERERERIAFRPAGYWDLDAAFPTDPAFVAGLRAIDGTSVATGKDFDDRGVARAQVVVLDEAAANQLVDALAGAAFTVRSVEEKPYTSAPKPPFMTSTLQQEGGRKLRMSSAQVMRVAQDLYQNGYITYMRTDSVNLSETAIRAARAQVRELYGAQYLPESPRVYKSKAKNAQEAHEAIRPAGETFRTPESLGGELRSDQLRLYELIWKRTVASQMANARGQSVSVRMGAVASDGRDVEFGASGRTITFPGYLRAYVEGSDDPDAALDDRETILPTMTEGQSLPSPELEAKGHTTSPPARYTEASLVKRLEELEIGRPSTYASIMQTIQDRGYVWKKGTALVPTWTAFAVVRLIEENFRDLADYTFTAGMERDLDEIATGQVQREPWLNRFWFGDETGEQTEDLVDVSPGSPGLKALIDRAKDGIDPAEINVVMQLEPPGGEPIVVRPGRYGPYIKQGDNTASIPDGMTPDELTVDRALELLAAPSGDRVLGTDPDSGLPVIAKAGRFGPYVQLGELPEGTKKVKPEDRPKTASLFKTMSLERVTFDEALQLLSLPRVVGVDPADGLEVLAQNGRYGPYLKKGTETRSLETEDQIFEVGLDRALEILAQPKRRRGQTSAAPLRELGDDAVSGKKMVIKDGRFGPYVTDGETNASLRKGDEIETLTDERASELLQLRREAGPATKRARKAPAKKSAAKKSGAKKAAAKKSAAKKIAPKHTDPPGD is encoded by the coding sequence GTGGCGAAGCCTCTCGTGATCGTCGAGTCCCCGGCCAAGGCCCGCACCATCGCGGGCTTCCTCGGCGACGACTTCCACGTCGAGTCGTCCGTCGGCCACATCCGCGACCTGGAGCCCAAGGGCCTGGCGATCGACGTCGACGACCACTTCACACCCACGTACGTCGTCCACTCCACCAAACGCGACGTCATCCGCAACCTGAAGGCCGCGCTGAAGGACGCCGACGAGCTCTATCTCGCCACCGATGAGGACCGCGAAGGGGAGGCCATCAGCTGGCACCTCCTCCAGGTGCTCCAGCCGAAGGTGCCGGTGAAGCGGATGGTGTTCCACGAGATCACCCGCCCGGCCATCGAGCACGCCGTCGAGAACTGGCGCGAGATCGACGAAGGCCTCGTCGACGCGCAGGAGACGCGCCGCATCGTCGACCGGTTGGTCGGCTACCCGCTCTCCGAGGTGTTGTGGCGCAAGGTGAACCCCGGGCTGTCGGCGGGTCGCGTGCAGAGCCCGGCCATCCGACTGGTGGTCGAGCGCGAGCGGGAGCGGATCGCGTTCCGGCCCGCCGGCTATTGGGACCTCGACGCGGCGTTCCCCACCGATCCTGCGTTCGTGGCCGGTCTCCGCGCGATCGACGGCACCTCGGTCGCCACCGGGAAGGACTTCGACGACCGCGGTGTGGCGCGTGCCCAGGTGGTGGTGCTCGACGAAGCCGCGGCGAACCAGCTGGTCGACGCGCTCGCGGGCGCGGCGTTCACCGTGCGTTCCGTCGAGGAGAAGCCGTACACCTCGGCGCCCAAACCGCCGTTCATGACCTCGACCCTCCAGCAGGAGGGTGGCCGCAAGCTGCGGATGAGCTCGGCGCAGGTCATGCGAGTGGCCCAGGATCTGTACCAGAACGGCTACATCACGTACATGCGGACCGACAGCGTCAACTTGTCGGAGACCGCCATCCGCGCCGCCCGAGCACAGGTCCGGGAGCTGTACGGAGCCCAATACCTGCCCGAGTCGCCGCGGGTCTACAAGAGCAAGGCCAAGAACGCGCAGGAGGCGCACGAAGCCATCCGGCCGGCGGGAGAGACCTTCCGCACCCCGGAGTCGTTGGGCGGTGAGCTCCGGTCGGACCAGCTGCGGTTGTACGAACTGATCTGGAAGCGCACGGTGGCGTCCCAGATGGCCAACGCCCGCGGCCAGTCGGTGTCGGTGCGCATGGGGGCGGTCGCGTCCGACGGCCGCGACGTCGAGTTCGGCGCGTCGGGTCGAACCATCACGTTCCCGGGCTACCTCCGGGCGTATGTCGAAGGGTCCGACGACCCCGACGCCGCGCTCGACGACCGGGAGACGATCCTGCCGACCATGACCGAGGGGCAGTCGCTTCCCTCGCCAGAGCTGGAGGCCAAGGGCCACACCACCAGCCCGCCCGCGCGCTACACCGAGGCCTCACTCGTGAAGCGTCTCGAGGAGCTCGAGATCGGTCGGCCGTCGACGTACGCGTCGATCATGCAGACCATCCAGGACCGCGGCTACGTGTGGAAGAAGGGCACCGCGCTGGTGCCGACGTGGACTGCGTTCGCGGTGGTGCGCCTGATCGAGGAGAACTTCCGCGATCTCGCCGACTACACGTTCACCGCGGGCATGGAGCGCGACCTCGACGAGATCGCCACCGGCCAAGTGCAACGCGAGCCGTGGCTCAACCGGTTCTGGTTCGGCGACGAGACCGGGGAGCAGACCGAGGACCTGGTCGACGTGTCGCCGGGTTCGCCCGGCCTGAAGGCGCTGATCGACCGCGCCAAAGACGGCATCGACCCGGCCGAGATCAACGTGGTCATGCAGCTCGAGCCGCCCGGCGGCGAGCCGATCGTGGTCCGCCCCGGCCGGTACGGCCCGTACATCAAGCAGGGCGACAACACCGCGTCCATCCCCGACGGCATGACCCCCGACGAGCTCACCGTCGACCGTGCCCTCGAGCTGCTCGCCGCGCCGAGCGGCGACCGGGTGCTCGGCACCGACCCGGACTCGGGGCTGCCGGTCATCGCCAAGGCCGGTCGCTTCGGGCCGTACGTGCAGCTCGGCGAGCTACCCGAGGGCACGAAGAAGGTCAAGCCCGAAGACCGGCCCAAGACGGCGTCGCTGTTCAAGACCATGAGCCTCGAGCGCGTCACCTTCGACGAGGCGCTCCAGCTGCTGAGCCTCCCACGCGTGGTCGGGGTCGACCCGGCCGACGGTCTGGAAGTGCTGGCGCAGAACGGCCGCTACGGCCCGTACCTGAAGAAGGGCACCGAGACGCGGTCGCTCGAGACCGAAGACCAGATCTTCGAGGTGGGGCTCGACCGAGCGCTGGAGATCCTCGCTCAGCCGAAGCGGCGGCGCGGCCAGACCAGCGCGGCACCGCTGCGTGAGCTGGGCGACGACGCCGTGTCGGGCAAGAAGATGGTCATCAAGGACGGTCGGTTCGGTCCGTACGTCACCGATGGCGAGACGAACGCGTCGCTCCGCAAGGGCGACGAGATCGAGACGCTCACCGACGAGCGAGCCTCGGAGCTGTTGCAGCTCCGCCGAGAGGCAGGTCCGGCCACCAAGCGTGCCCGGAAGGCGCCGGCGAAGAAGTCGGCGGCCAAGAAGTCGGGGGCCAAGAAGGCCGCAGCGAAGAAGTCGGCGGCCAAGAAGATCGCGCCGAAGCACACCGATCCTCCCGGCGATTGA
- the tmk gene encoding dTMP kinase, with protein sequence MSRAAGGRGCFVVFEGGEGSGKSTQARLLAGSIGGLLTREPGGTTVGERLRDVLLDPGTGSLHPRTEVLLMAAARAEHVATVIEPALAAGRDVVCDRFSGSSVAYQGHGRGLYPVEVARVSDWAAGGLAPDLVVLLDLSVEAAGARLSRERDRFERAGTDFHEAVRAGFLAQAAEAPERWLVLDAERAVDDLHNAILAETRRRFGRP encoded by the coding sequence GTGAGCAGGGCGGCGGGCGGCCGCGGGTGCTTCGTTGTCTTCGAGGGTGGTGAGGGCTCCGGCAAGTCGACCCAAGCCCGGCTGCTGGCCGGATCGATCGGCGGGTTGCTGACCCGCGAACCGGGTGGCACCACGGTGGGCGAGCGTCTGCGCGATGTGCTGCTCGACCCGGGCACCGGCTCGCTGCACCCCCGCACCGAAGTGCTCCTGATGGCGGCGGCGCGTGCTGAGCACGTCGCGACCGTGATCGAGCCCGCCCTCGCGGCTGGTCGCGACGTGGTGTGCGACCGGTTCTCTGGTTCGTCGGTGGCCTACCAAGGCCATGGCCGGGGGCTCTACCCGGTCGAGGTGGCTCGGGTGTCGGACTGGGCGGCCGGTGGGCTCGCACCCGATCTCGTGGTGCTGCTCGACTTGTCGGTCGAGGCTGCCGGGGCGCGGCTCAGCAGGGAGCGCGACCGGTTCGAGCGCGCCGGCACCGACTTCCACGAGGCCGTGCGGGCGGGCTTCCTGGCCCAGGCCGCCGAAGCTCCCGAGCGGTGGTTGGTGCTCGACGCCGAGCGTGCCGTCGACGACCTCCACAACGCGATCCTCGCCGAGACCCGTCGTCGCTTCGGCCGCCCCTGA
- a CDS encoding MFS transporter produces the protein MPDSTVDQVSGTVTSAPSTRFQRIFCNQQFFKLWLAQVASATGDWIGFLAIAALAARIGAGNAGQAVGVVMIARVAPGFFLASLGGVLVDRWDRKKVMVVCDIGRAATLALLPFIHTVWGLVLASLVMECFTLMWSPAKEASVPNLVPDEFLTNANSLSLAAAYGTFPVGAGLFALLAKVAEWLSSVPGLESLKLNQEATGFYFDMLTFLISALLISRLVLPHLTRRASENGDTKRIDWAQAYHEIKEGWGYIFQTPLISAVLLGLCTALLGGGMVVPIGPLFSRDVTGSGAAGFGVLTVGLGCGVAAGVAALSVVQNRVNRVRTFELSLGAGGVALIVAASMSSLTLATIGIAAVGICAGGVYVIGFTLLQENTTNDLRGRIFSAVYTLVRLSILVSFAVAGFLADGLGSLSDHLVHGKVGVKQAHYSLQGARLALWFAGLLVLGGFAGVVKAMRRARRAGSERGPGSAVADMDPA, from the coding sequence GTGCCCGACTCCACCGTCGATCAGGTGAGCGGCACCGTCACGTCCGCGCCGTCGACGCGATTCCAGCGGATCTTCTGCAACCAGCAGTTCTTCAAGCTGTGGTTGGCCCAGGTGGCGTCGGCCACCGGTGACTGGATCGGGTTTCTCGCCATCGCCGCGCTGGCCGCCCGGATCGGCGCCGGCAACGCCGGTCAGGCCGTCGGTGTGGTCATGATCGCCCGCGTGGCGCCGGGGTTCTTCCTGGCCTCGTTGGGCGGTGTGCTGGTCGACCGCTGGGACCGCAAGAAGGTCATGGTCGTGTGCGACATCGGTCGTGCCGCCACCCTGGCGCTGCTGCCGTTCATCCACACGGTGTGGGGACTGGTCCTCGCGTCACTGGTCATGGAGTGCTTCACGCTGATGTGGTCGCCGGCCAAAGAGGCGTCGGTGCCCAACTTGGTGCCCGACGAGTTCCTCACCAACGCCAACTCGCTGTCGCTCGCGGCGGCATACGGCACGTTTCCGGTGGGCGCCGGTCTGTTCGCCTTGCTGGCGAAAGTGGCGGAGTGGCTGTCGTCGGTGCCGGGCCTCGAGAGCCTCAAGCTCAACCAGGAAGCCACGGGCTTCTACTTCGACATGCTGACGTTCCTGATCTCCGCGCTGCTGATCAGTCGGCTGGTCCTCCCGCACCTGACCCGGCGCGCGTCCGAGAACGGTGACACCAAGCGCATCGACTGGGCGCAGGCGTACCACGAGATCAAGGAAGGCTGGGGTTACATCTTCCAGACGCCGCTGATCTCCGCGGTGCTGCTCGGCCTGTGTACGGCCCTGCTCGGTGGTGGGATGGTCGTGCCGATCGGGCCGCTGTTCTCACGTGACGTCACAGGGTCGGGCGCCGCCGGCTTCGGTGTGCTCACCGTCGGGCTCGGCTGCGGGGTGGCCGCGGGGGTGGCGGCGCTGTCGGTGGTCCAAAACCGCGTGAATCGGGTGCGGACGTTCGAGCTGTCACTCGGCGCGGGTGGCGTTGCCTTGATCGTGGCAGCCTCGATGTCGTCGCTCACGCTCGCCACCATCGGCATCGCGGCCGTGGGCATCTGCGCGGGTGGCGTGTACGTCATCGGCTTCACGCTGTTGCAGGAGAACACCACCAACGACCTGCGCGGCCGGATCTTCTCCGCGGTCTACACGCTGGTGCGGCTGAGCATCCTGGTGTCCTTCGCGGTGGCCGGGTTCCTGGCCGACGGGCTCGGGTCGCTGTCGGACCACCTCGTGCATGGGAAGGTCGGCGTCAAACAGGCCCATTACTCGCTCCAAGGGGCGCGGTTGGCGCTGTGGTTCGCCGGCCTGCTCGTGCTCGGCGGCTTCGCGGGGGTGGTCAAGGCGATGCGGCGGGCGCGGCGTGCCGGATCGGAGCGTGGCCCCGGCTCCGCGGTCGCCGACATGGACCCGGCGTGA
- a CDS encoding acyl-CoA dehydrogenase family protein, which produces MDFSLDEQQTAVRDLASQILEERSTPEHLREVEATDDRVDRDTWGALAEAGLLGVALPEQAGGAGLDFVSAYLICDQIGRTTAAVPYLASIVMGALPIAEFGTDAQRQGLLPGAIDGSSILTAALVEPGAPPEAPMMAARPDGEGWALSGTKICVPAGMVAAHALVPAAHDDGTVSVFVVDLAANGVERLAQTATDLSIEAELTFSSVAVGAADVLGGVAKGADLVRWLVERATVAACGELAGVCESALRQTAEYTKTREQFGRQIATFQAVGQRVADAYVDTEAVRLTGLQAAWRLAAGVPAEAEVAIAKFWAAEGGQRVVHASQHVHGGIGVDRDYPVHRTFLWAKHLELMLGSATPQLVALGRILADTPA; this is translated from the coding sequence ATGGACTTCTCACTCGACGAACAACAGACCGCGGTCCGCGACTTGGCGTCGCAGATCCTCGAGGAGCGCTCCACGCCGGAGCACCTCCGCGAGGTCGAGGCCACCGACGACCGCGTCGACCGTGACACCTGGGGCGCGCTGGCCGAGGCCGGCCTGCTCGGCGTGGCCCTGCCCGAGCAGGCCGGGGGCGCAGGGCTCGACTTCGTGTCCGCGTACCTGATCTGCGACCAGATCGGCCGCACCACGGCAGCCGTCCCGTACTTGGCGAGCATCGTGATGGGCGCGCTGCCGATCGCAGAGTTCGGCACCGACGCGCAGCGCCAAGGGCTGCTGCCTGGCGCCATCGACGGTTCCTCGATCCTCACGGCTGCGCTCGTCGAGCCTGGGGCCCCACCCGAGGCCCCGATGATGGCGGCCCGGCCCGACGGCGAAGGCTGGGCGTTGTCGGGCACCAAGATCTGCGTGCCCGCGGGCATGGTCGCGGCGCACGCCCTCGTGCCGGCCGCGCACGACGACGGCACCGTCAGCGTGTTCGTCGTCGACTTGGCGGCGAACGGCGTGGAACGGCTCGCGCAGACGGCCACCGACCTGTCGATCGAGGCCGAGCTCACCTTCTCGTCGGTCGCCGTGGGCGCCGCCGACGTCCTTGGCGGGGTCGCCAAGGGCGCCGATCTCGTGCGCTGGCTCGTCGAGCGCGCCACGGTCGCGGCGTGCGGAGAGCTGGCCGGCGTGTGCGAGTCCGCGCTGCGCCAGACGGCCGAGTACACCAAGACCCGCGAGCAGTTCGGCCGCCAGATCGCCACGTTTCAGGCGGTCGGCCAACGCGTGGCCGACGCGTACGTCGACACCGAGGCCGTCCGCCTCACGGGCCTGCAGGCCGCGTGGCGGCTGGCCGCGGGGGTGCCGGCGGAAGCCGAGGTGGCCATCGCCAAGTTCTGGGCGGCCGAGGGGGGCCAGCGGGTGGTCCACGCCAGCCAGCACGTCCACGGAGGTATCGGCGTCGACCGCGACTATCCGGTGCACCGCACGTTCCTGTGGGCCAAACACCTCGAGCTCATGCTCGGCAGCGCCACCCCACAGCTCGTGGCCCTCGGCCGGATCCTCGCGGACACCCCGGCTTGA
- a CDS encoding acyl-CoA dehydrogenase family protein, whose product MRIAYSEAQEQLRSELRAYYDKLLTPELQEELAHAGGIGPVMRDVVRQMGRDGWLGVGWPTEYGGRGFSAIEQFVFFDESMRAGAPVPMLTINTVGPTIMNFGTDEQKAFFLPKIVAGEIHFCIGYTEPGAGTDLAALRTRAERDGDEYVINGQKMFTSLASDADYCWLAVRTNQEAKKHKGISMIIVPMDTPGIEIQEMHLLSEHNIAQVFYNDVHVPAANVVGGENNGWTLITNQLNHERVTLCSPGIIERQLTEVRRWAQDNKLADGRRVVDQEWVQLNLARVHARLEFLRLINWKVAWHATQGSLDVADASTIKVFGTEFYLEAFRLLMEIIGPRAYLQDTAPGAVLRSRLENLYRSLLILTFGGGTNEIQRDLITVFGLGMPLSAR is encoded by the coding sequence ATGCGGATCGCGTACTCGGAAGCGCAGGAGCAGCTGCGCTCGGAGCTTCGTGCGTACTACGACAAGTTGCTGACACCCGAGCTCCAGGAGGAGCTCGCCCACGCGGGCGGCATCGGCCCGGTCATGCGCGACGTCGTGCGACAGATGGGTCGTGACGGCTGGCTCGGCGTCGGCTGGCCCACCGAGTACGGCGGCCGGGGCTTCTCCGCGATCGAGCAGTTCGTGTTCTTCGACGAGTCGATGCGCGCCGGCGCGCCGGTGCCGATGCTCACCATCAACACCGTCGGTCCGACCATCATGAACTTCGGCACCGACGAGCAAAAGGCGTTCTTCTTGCCCAAGATCGTGGCGGGAGAGATCCACTTCTGCATCGGCTACACCGAGCCCGGCGCCGGCACCGACCTCGCGGCGTTGCGCACCAGAGCCGAGCGCGACGGTGACGAGTACGTGATCAACGGCCAGAAGATGTTCACGTCGTTGGCCAGCGACGCCGATTACTGCTGGCTCGCCGTACGCACCAACCAGGAGGCCAAGAAGCACAAGGGCATCTCGATGATCATCGTGCCGATGGACACTCCCGGCATCGAGATCCAAGAGATGCACCTGCTGAGCGAGCACAACATCGCGCAGGTCTTCTACAACGACGTGCACGTACCCGCCGCCAACGTGGTGGGCGGCGAGAACAACGGCTGGACGCTCATCACGAACCAGCTCAACCACGAGCGCGTCACGTTGTGCTCGCCCGGCATCATCGAGCGCCAGCTCACCGAAGTGCGTCGCTGGGCGCAGGACAACAAGCTCGCCGACGGCCGCCGGGTGGTCGACCAGGAATGGGTGCAGCTCAACCTCGCGCGGGTGCACGCGCGGCTCGAGTTCCTGCGGCTCATCAACTGGAAAGTGGCGTGGCACGCCACACAGGGCTCGCTCGATGTCGCCGACGCCAGCACCATCAAGGTGTTCGGCACCGAGTTCTACTTGGAGGCCTTCCGGCTCCTCATGGAGATCATCGGGCCACGCGCGTACCTGCAGGACACCGCGCCGGGCGCAGTGCTGCGCTCACGCCTCGAAAACCTCTACCGCAGCCTGCTGATCCTCACGTTCGGCGGCGGGACCAACGAGATCCAGCGCGACCTCATCACCGTGTTCGGCCTCGGCATGCCGCTGTCGGCCCGCTGA